In Caloramator sp. E03, the sequence GCACTTACATTTGATGGTTTAGCAGATACCAAAACAATGAATAAAATATTAGAGATGCTTGACAAATATAAAATGAAAGCAACTTTTTTTGTATCAGGAATAGAAAGTGCTGAAGACGAAGAAACGATTATTTCTATTATAAAATCAGGCCAGGAAATAGGGAGTTATGGTCTTTCAGCCCAAAAACATATGGAAAAGATGTCTGAAGAGGATATTGTAAGAAACTTTGCTAAGGCAAATGCTATATTTAAAAATATAATAGGAAGAAAGCCGGATATTTTAAAATGTAATGTTACTCAATATACGGATTCAGTTTTAAAGTCTGCCTATGCTACTGGTATTAATAGTGTTGTAGAAAGTAAGCATTTTCTTAACTTTCAAAGTTTTACTTCTTATGAGATGGCAAAAGGATATGTGAAAAGATTAAAAAATGGAAGTATTATTTCTATAAAATTAATGGATGTATTGTATAAAGAAGAGTGTCAAGCAAAAGCAAAGGAAGAAAAACCTGCAATAGACAAGCAGGCTGGATTTATTAATGGAAATGAAAATGCAAAAAAGAAGCAAAAATAATTAAGGTTATAGAATGGCTTTTAATGGCAATTCATAATCAAGGTTATTCAACAGAATTTGTAAAAAATTTTTCGTATTATCAAGCATTAGAGAATAATAACGTTTACGAAGTATCAGTACAAAAAAACAATATTAATAGCAAAAATGATACTATTAAGAAAAAAGTTATAAGTAATGAAGTGCATCTTACGGATTATAAGCAGCTGAGAATAAAAAATAATGGTAAAAAGGCAAAAATCGTTAAAAATCTATATACAACCCAGCCAGCAGTTGGTTATGTTTTTAGGGGAATATCCAACAAGAAAGTGTTAGATAATGTCCTTGATATATTAGACCGATTAGATGCAAAGGCTACCTTTTTCGTTACTGGAAAGGAGATATTAAAATATCCGGAAAATGTAAGGGAAATTGTAAAACGTGGGCATCAAATCGGCAATGGTGGGTATGGCATGAATGTAACCAATCCAAGCCAACTAGATTTTAATGACCTCTGTTATGAAATTGAAATGGGAAGAAAGTGCCTAAAGGATTTTCTGGGAGATTCATATAAAGATGAAATTAATGGATACTATATGCCATTATATGCTGATGTAAACGAAACCGTATTAGAAGCAGCTTCAGCGTTAGGTTATAAAGAAGTTGTGATATATAATAAAAATCCAATAAAGAAAGAATATAGAGATTTATCAGCAGATGAAATTATCTCAGCTTATTTTTCAAATACGATTTCCTTGCATAGAGGAGATATAGTTTATATTCGTTTAGATTATCTGACAAAACTAGGTGCAACAGAGGAGTTGGTTGAAAAAATTGCAAACCTTTATATTAAGCCATCTAATTACGAAATAACATCTGTAAATAATCTAATAAAAAGCGATTTAGTTTATGAGCCTACCTCACGTTCAGATGCAATAGATGCTGATTTGGTAAAAAATACTCATAATCTTACAGATGAATATTTGATG encodes:
- a CDS encoding polysaccharide deacetylase family protein — translated: MNIMWKQNKNKVILIGIVIIAAIIGIIYWINLDKHQKKAFNKLETKYYSDTEIKEALMKLNDNKKAELIRDVNIKDKKLALTFDGLADTKTMNKILEMLDKYKMKATFFVSGIESAEDEETIISIIKSGQEIGSYGLSAQKHMEKMSEEDIVRNFAKANAIFKNIIGRKPDILKCNVTQYTDSVLKSAYATGINSVVESKHFLNFQSFTSYEMAKGYVKRLKNGSIISIKLMDVLYKEECQAKAKEEKPAIDKQAGFINGNENAKKKQK
- a CDS encoding polysaccharide deacetylase family protein, which produces MAIHNQGYSTEFVKNFSYYQALENNNVYEVSVQKNNINSKNDTIKKKVISNEVHLTDYKQLRIKNNGKKAKIVKNLYTTQPAVGYVFRGISNKKVLDNVLDILDRLDAKATFFVTGKEILKYPENVREIVKRGHQIGNGGYGMNVTNPSQLDFNDLCYEIEMGRKCLKDFLGDSYKDEINGYYMPLYADVNETVLEAASALGYKEVVIYNKNPIKKEYRDLSADEIISAYFSNTISLHRGDIVYIRLDYLTKLGATEELVEKIANLYIKPSNYEITSVNNLIKSDLVYEPTSRSDAIDADLVKNTHNLTDEYLMNMIYERYIGNQSIDSAERLIGFTEEEIQKIDKAGKIDTKGEKVIFLTFDDWGSDETVVRLLNVLDKYDVKATFFVRVGNDSLTVQDDMGNPNLLRAIALKGHDIGSHTFAHFKIDIKTEEEQKQLREDIVAAHREMARYIGDTGALKLFFRPPTLAVSKLGLETIFDCGYQYIINGDFSTHDYEAESAQELIDKLINGIGKRSISEGSIVVMHMSDTSKFTAEALDVVIPYYKSKGYSFKKLSDYLKY